One Porphyromonas pogonae genomic region harbors:
- a CDS encoding glycosyltransferase family 9 protein, with product MKRYLVIRLSAIGDVAMTLPMLYAIAEAHPEDSFTLLTQPFLTSMLFNSPQNLEAMAIDIKHEEKRLWGLMRYATRLGNEPFDMVIDLHDVLRSKYIRWMLGLRGIKNIHIRKPRKERKQLIARPPHKICAPIPTMLSVYKDAFERAGISVPDKLCTMKVSSDINIVIQHLYPEYKAWSQRPWVGIAPFAAHESKMYYLSKMENVVAALGEGDECQVFLFGAKGKEKEVLDQWARKYNNVFSLAGKLSLSEELAIIERLECMVSMDSANMHLASLVGTRCISVWCATHPYAGFLGYGQRLEDCIQIDDLECRPCSIFGNKKCYRHDYACKKGIQPSDILNKVQDILKEEKSTKIKE from the coding sequence GTGAAACGTTATTTGGTCATTAGGCTTTCGGCAATAGGAGATGTCGCCATGACGCTCCCGATGCTTTATGCCATTGCCGAGGCGCACCCCGAAGACTCTTTTACGCTTCTCACCCAACCTTTCCTTACAAGTATGCTATTCAATTCGCCCCAGAACCTGGAAGCCATGGCCATTGATATCAAGCATGAGGAGAAACGGTTGTGGGGGCTTATGAGGTATGCCACCAGGTTGGGCAATGAACCGTTTGACATGGTCATTGATCTGCATGATGTATTGCGCAGTAAATACATCCGATGGATGCTGGGCTTAAGGGGAATCAAAAACATCCACATCCGCAAGCCTCGCAAGGAACGCAAGCAACTTATTGCCCGCCCCCCGCACAAGATATGTGCACCTATTCCTACCATGCTATCGGTGTACAAAGATGCCTTCGAGCGTGCCGGGATATCTGTGCCTGACAAGCTGTGTACCATGAAAGTGAGTAGCGATATCAACATAGTGATACAACATCTCTACCCTGAGTACAAAGCCTGGTCACAGCGTCCCTGGGTAGGTATTGCTCCTTTTGCAGCACATGAGAGTAAGATGTATTACCTCAGCAAGATGGAAAACGTTGTAGCAGCACTGGGAGAGGGAGATGAGTGTCAGGTATTCCTTTTTGGAGCCAAAGGCAAGGAGAAAGAGGTGTTGGACCAATGGGCTCGTAAGTACAACAATGTGTTTAGCCTTGCGGGCAAATTGTCACTCTCAGAAGAGCTGGCTATTATAGAGCGTCTCGAGTGTATGGTATCCATGGATAGTGCCAATATGCATTTGGCTTCGCTGGTAGGTACGCGGTGCATATCTGTGTGGTGTGCTACTCATCCGTATGCAGGCTTCTTGGGCTATGGTCAGAGATTGGAGGATTGCATACAGATCGATGATCTGGAGTGCAGACCCTGTTCCATTTTTGGCAACAAGAAATGTTACCGTCATGACTATGCATGTAAGAAAGGCATACAGCCATCGGATATCCTCAATAAGGTGCAAGATATACTAAAAGAAGAAAAATCTACCAAAATAAAAGAATGA
- the cobC gene encoding alpha-ribazole phosphatase family protein — MKVYFVRHTSVAVDGNHTCYGNTDVELRDTFEAEAAKTKDALSLIPVQAAFTSPLSRAKRLAHFCGFDYATEDNRLREMNFGEWEMLSWADIITENTTEEFFKLYIDNKTPGGESLNDQLHRVSDFINEKKAMGYQAIVVFCHGGVINCARTFAGQCSIETAFSLIPDFGSITMIEYN, encoded by the coding sequence ATGAAAGTCTATTTTGTAAGACATACCTCGGTTGCCGTGGATGGCAATCACACTTGTTACGGAAACACCGACGTAGAACTCAGAGATACCTTCGAAGCAGAAGCTGCCAAAACAAAAGATGCTCTGAGCCTTATACCCGTACAGGCAGCTTTTACCAGTCCGCTTTCCAGGGCAAAAAGATTAGCTCATTTTTGTGGATTTGATTATGCTACGGAAGACAATCGCCTTCGAGAAATGAATTTCGGAGAGTGGGAGATGCTTTCTTGGGCAGATATTATTACGGAGAATACAACAGAAGAGTTTTTCAAGCTTTACATAGATAATAAAACACCCGGAGGGGAGTCACTCAATGATCAGTTGCATCGTGTAAGTGATTTTATCAACGAGAAGAAAGCTATGGGATATCAGGCTATTGTAGTCTTTTGCCACGGCGGTGTCATCAATTGTGCCCGCACTTTTGCCGGACAATGTTCTATTGAAACGGCGTTTAGTCTCATTCCTGATTTCGGATCTATTACGATGATCGAATATAATTGA
- a CDS encoding PadR family transcriptional regulator: MSVDNMKAQMRKGILEYCILLLLKRDGKLYANDIIQSLKDADLIVVEGTLYPLLSRLKKGGLLNYDTIVSAQGPPRKYYSLTILGEQALAQLQNNWTALENTISKLSSKEENFPIKYEDAL; encoded by the coding sequence CTGAGTGTCGATAATATGAAAGCTCAGATGCGTAAGGGGATTTTGGAGTACTGCATTCTACTATTGCTCAAACGGGACGGCAAGCTCTACGCTAATGACATTATCCAGAGCCTCAAAGATGCCGACCTCATCGTAGTGGAAGGTACACTTTACCCACTGCTCTCACGGCTCAAGAAAGGAGGACTGCTCAACTATGACACCATAGTATCGGCACAAGGTCCTCCCAGAAAGTACTATTCACTCACTATACTGGGCGAACAAGCACTGGCTCAACTCCAGAACAACTGGACAGCTCTTGAAAATACTATAAGTAAACTCTCCTCTAAAGAAGAAAACTTCCCTATTAAATACGAAGACGCCTTATGA
- the purL gene encoding phosphoribosylformylglycinamidine synthase, producing MISFYQNSTGSVYAVQSEALLSDESIKRLIWLFSGAKQLPEDAVKGYFVGPRREMITPWSTNAVEITQNMNIPGIQRIEEFFPVKNEKATYDPMLQALYHGLDGSIYTIDKKPDPIRFIKDIKAYNDAEGLALSDDEIEYLQGVSKKLKRELTDSELFGFSQVNSEHCRHKIFGGTFIIDGEQKESSLFELIKLTSAVNPNTLVSAYKDNVAFTEGPTVEQFAPRSADKPDFFHTKEFDSVLSLKAETHNFPTTVEPFNGAATGTGGEIRDRMAGGKASIPMAGTAVYMTSYPRTDGARAWEKSLAQRKWLYQTPRQILTKASNGASDFGNKFGQPLICGSVLTFEHHESRSAEKYGFDKVIMLAGGVGYAKKKDALKGNPEPGEKVVLMGGDNYRIGMGGGAVSSVNTGQYAGAIELNAVQRANPEMQKRVQNVIRSLAEADHNPIVSIHDHGAGGHLNCLSELVEATGGQIDMDRLPVGDPTLSAKEIIGNESQERMGMLMKEEDVEHVRKIALRERAPMYVVGETTDDMKFVFRKDDGECPINMGLEDMFGKPPRTVMIDKTVQHKYKNPEYKLSLLDEYLENVLRMEAVACKDWLTNKVDRSVTGRVARQQCQGEIQLPLSDLGAIALDFRGKHGMATSIGHAPQVALADPAAGSVMAIAEALTNIVFAPLRHGIEGVSLSANWMWPCRNEGEDARLYKAVQAASDFAISLGLNIPTGKDSLSMTQKYGEDKVLSPGTVIISAGAEVKNIRNIVSPVLIDKDSALYYIDFSFSPFKLGGSAFAQSLGCVGEDVPTVEEPEYFKDAFNAVQSLIEEGLVLAGHDISAGGMITTMLEMCFANQEGGLDVNLDKLPEEDIIKILFSENPGVILQIADKKEAEKILTEAGIGFVKIAKPTAERHMIIHKDGKDYLYGIDHKRDVWYESSYLMDQFQSGNVLAGNRFENYKQQPITYHFPKDFSGKMKKMGLDPDRKETSGIRAAILRDKGTNGEREMAYALYLAGFDVKDVHLSDLIEGRETLEDVQMIVFCGGFSNSDVLGSAKGWAGGILFNERAKKAIEDFYKRPDTLSLGICNGCQLMAELGLLYPEHEQKHHMLHNDSHKFESGFVTLEIPKNKSVMLSDLAGTKLGVWVAHGEGKFELPYDEKEYHVIAKYLYDGYPANPNGSPYGIAGLCSKDGRHLAMMPHPERAIFPWQCGYYPDKERKEHQVTPWVRAFRNAFEWIKERNK from the coding sequence ATGATATCTTTCTATCAAAATTCCACCGGCTCGGTATATGCAGTGCAATCCGAAGCTTTACTTAGTGATGAATCAATCAAGCGTTTGATTTGGCTCTTCTCCGGAGCCAAACAGCTTCCGGAAGATGCTGTAAAAGGCTATTTTGTGGGGCCGCGTCGGGAAATGATTACTCCATGGAGTACCAATGCTGTGGAGATCACACAAAATATGAATATCCCCGGCATTCAGCGGATAGAGGAGTTCTTTCCGGTGAAAAATGAGAAGGCCACTTATGACCCCATGCTTCAAGCTCTTTATCACGGATTGGACGGATCTATTTACACTATTGACAAGAAGCCTGATCCCATCAGATTTATCAAAGATATCAAAGCTTACAATGATGCCGAGGGCTTGGCTCTGAGCGATGATGAAATAGAATATCTTCAAGGTGTAAGTAAGAAGCTCAAGCGAGAACTTACCGATAGTGAATTATTCGGATTTTCACAAGTCAACTCAGAGCATTGTCGCCATAAAATATTTGGGGGCACATTCATCATTGATGGAGAGCAAAAAGAAAGTTCTCTTTTTGAGCTCATCAAGCTTACTTCTGCAGTCAACCCCAATACTTTGGTATCCGCCTACAAGGACAACGTAGCCTTTACAGAAGGCCCCACAGTGGAGCAGTTTGCTCCCCGTTCCGCAGACAAGCCTGATTTCTTCCACACCAAAGAGTTCGACTCCGTATTGAGCCTAAAGGCCGAGACACATAACTTCCCCACCACTGTAGAGCCATTCAATGGTGCTGCTACCGGTACCGGCGGGGAGATCCGCGACCGCATGGCGGGAGGCAAAGCCAGTATACCCATGGCAGGTACAGCCGTGTATATGACTTCTTACCCGCGTACCGATGGAGCACGCGCATGGGAAAAAAGCCTTGCTCAACGTAAGTGGTTGTACCAAACTCCGCGACAGATACTCACCAAAGCTTCTAACGGTGCCAGTGATTTCGGAAATAAATTCGGTCAACCCCTCATCTGTGGCTCTGTTCTCACTTTTGAGCATCATGAGAGCCGCAGTGCCGAGAAGTATGGTTTCGACAAGGTAATCATGCTGGCAGGTGGTGTAGGCTATGCCAAAAAGAAAGATGCACTCAAGGGAAATCCCGAGCCGGGCGAGAAAGTTGTACTCATGGGAGGGGACAACTACCGCATCGGGATGGGTGGTGGAGCCGTAAGCTCCGTCAATACCGGTCAGTACGCTGGAGCTATTGAGCTCAATGCCGTGCAGAGAGCTAATCCCGAGATGCAAAAACGTGTTCAAAATGTTATCCGCTCGCTGGCCGAAGCAGATCACAACCCCATAGTATCTATCCACGATCATGGCGCAGGCGGGCATCTCAACTGCCTCTCCGAATTGGTCGAAGCCACCGGTGGTCAGATCGATATGGATCGTTTGCCCGTGGGCGACCCCACGCTCAGTGCCAAAGAAATTATAGGCAACGAGAGTCAGGAGCGTATGGGTATGCTCATGAAAGAAGAAGACGTAGAGCATGTGCGTAAGATTGCGCTCCGTGAGCGTGCTCCTATGTATGTTGTGGGCGAGACTACGGATGACATGAAGTTCGTATTCCGTAAAGATGACGGTGAGTGCCCCATCAATATGGGATTGGAAGACATGTTTGGCAAACCACCGCGCACAGTGATGATAGACAAGACTGTGCAGCACAAATATAAGAACCCTGAATATAAGTTGAGCTTGCTCGATGAGTATCTTGAGAACGTGCTTCGTATGGAAGCTGTGGCCTGTAAGGACTGGCTCACCAATAAGGTAGACCGCTCCGTTACAGGACGTGTAGCACGTCAGCAGTGCCAGGGTGAGATACAGTTACCCCTGAGTGACCTTGGAGCTATTGCTTTGGATTTTAGAGGCAAGCACGGTATGGCTACTTCTATAGGTCATGCCCCTCAAGTAGCCCTTGCCGATCCTGCCGCCGGCTCAGTGATGGCCATAGCAGAGGCGCTTACCAACATCGTATTTGCACCGCTACGCCACGGTATCGAAGGAGTTTCGTTGAGTGCCAACTGGATGTGGCCCTGTCGCAACGAGGGTGAGGATGCTCGTTTGTACAAAGCTGTACAGGCAGCGTCAGACTTTGCCATATCTCTCGGCTTGAATATCCCTACGGGCAAGGACTCCTTGTCTATGACCCAGAAGTATGGTGAGGACAAAGTGCTTAGCCCCGGTACCGTTATCATCAGCGCCGGAGCCGAAGTAAAGAATATCCGCAACATTGTTTCTCCGGTACTCATTGACAAAGATTCAGCCCTTTATTATATCGATTTCAGTTTCTCACCTTTCAAATTAGGAGGATCTGCTTTTGCACAAAGTCTGGGTTGTGTAGGCGAAGACGTCCCTACGGTAGAAGAGCCAGAGTACTTCAAAGATGCTTTCAATGCAGTGCAAAGCCTGATCGAAGAGGGGCTGGTACTTGCAGGGCATGATATCTCAGCCGGGGGTATGATCACCACCATGCTGGAAATGTGCTTTGCCAATCAGGAGGGAGGACTCGACGTCAATCTTGATAAATTGCCTGAGGAGGATATCATCAAGATACTTTTCTCAGAGAACCCCGGCGTTATATTACAAATAGCAGACAAGAAAGAGGCTGAGAAGATACTTACCGAGGCAGGTATCGGCTTTGTCAAGATCGCCAAGCCTACAGCAGAGCGTCACATGATCATCCACAAGGACGGCAAAGACTATCTCTACGGCATTGATCACAAGCGTGATGTGTGGTACGAGTCGTCATACCTCATGGATCAGTTCCAGTCCGGCAATGTGCTTGCAGGTAACCGCTTTGAGAACTATAAACAACAGCCTATTACCTATCACTTCCCCAAGGATTTCAGTGGCAAGATGAAAAAGATGGGGCTTGATCCCGATCGCAAAGAAACAAGCGGTATACGAGCTGCTATACTCCGGGACAAGGGTACCAATGGGGAGCGTGAGATGGCTTATGCCTTATACCTCGCCGGGTTCGATGTCAAGGATGTGCACCTGAGCGACCTCATCGAAGGCCGTGAGACACTTGAGGACGTACAGATGATTGTATTCTGCGGGGGATTCTCCAACTCCGACGTCTTAGGTTCTGCCAAAGGCTGGGCGGGAGGCATCTTATTCAACGAAAGAGCCAAGAAGGCTATTGAGGATTTCTATAAGCGTCCTGATACATTGAGTTTGGGTATATGCAACGGTTGCCAGCTCATGGCAGAGTTGGGACTACTCTATCCGGAGCATGAGCAAAAACACCATATGCTCCACAATGATTCTCACAAATTCGAGAGTGGGTTTGTCACTTTGGAGATTCCTAAGAACAAGTCTGTGATGCTATCTGACCTTGCCGGTACCAAGCTGGGTGTGTGGGTGGCACATGGTGAAGGCAAATTTGAGCTCCCATACGACGAAAAAGAATACCACGTTATAGCCAAATATCTTTATGATGGTTATCCTGCCAATCCCAACGGTTCGCCTTACGGTATCGCTGGACTATGCAGCAAGGATGGTAGACACTTGGCTATGATGCCTCACCCTGAGCGTGCCATATTCCCATGGCAGTGCGGATATTACCCTGATAAAGAGCGTAAGGAGCATCAGGTAACACCTTGGGTCCGGGCCTTCCGCAATGCCTTTGAGTGGATCAAAGAGCGTAATAAATAA
- a CDS encoding M23 family metallopeptidase — MRRAILLLCSSLCILTTSSWAKKPVKRDAKRAESSTVEQRTTSNQDSVRTTLADLFADRVDYKKKLTIENKIHEKELKKELSMEDLEFPAVELYGENSWNSSVNPFTGSAAAKIPDTYDINCSGFQMPINDTYITSNFGYRRRFRRMHYGVDLKLNIGDTVRSAYDGKVRIKDYEGGGYGNYVVVRHPNGLETVYGHLSRSLVSEGQIVKAGQPIALGGNTGRSTGPHLHFETRFMGIPLNPCTIFDFSEGAPLNDVYAFRKGRTSRASYTTTYADKSDRKGRRGKSRMASRRSKGSPQVYKVKKGDNLSTIASRYGVSVSKICATNGISKTKKLIAGKTTLRIP, encoded by the coding sequence ATGAGAAGAGCTATCCTTCTACTATGCTCCTCTCTTTGTATTCTCACTACATCAAGCTGGGCAAAAAAACCGGTCAAGAGAGATGCAAAAAGAGCAGAGAGTAGCACAGTGGAACAGAGAACAACATCTAATCAAGACTCGGTAAGAACAACCCTCGCAGATTTATTTGCAGATCGAGTAGATTACAAGAAAAAACTGACCATTGAAAACAAAATCCATGAGAAAGAGCTAAAGAAAGAGCTCAGCATGGAAGATTTAGAATTCCCTGCCGTAGAGTTATACGGCGAAAACTCGTGGAATTCCAGCGTTAACCCTTTCACCGGTAGTGCCGCTGCCAAAATACCTGATACGTATGATATCAATTGCAGCGGATTCCAAATGCCTATCAATGATACCTACATTACATCCAATTTTGGCTATCGCAGACGTTTTCGCAGAATGCACTATGGTGTAGACCTCAAGCTTAATATTGGAGATACCGTACGCAGTGCATATGACGGCAAGGTTCGTATCAAAGATTATGAAGGAGGCGGGTACGGCAATTATGTAGTAGTACGCCACCCCAACGGGTTGGAAACAGTTTACGGGCATTTGAGCCGTAGTTTGGTATCAGAAGGCCAGATTGTCAAGGCCGGTCAGCCTATAGCTTTAGGTGGTAATACAGGCCGTTCTACAGGTCCTCACCTCCACTTCGAAACACGTTTTATGGGTATCCCCCTCAACCCATGTACCATATTTGATTTTAGCGAAGGCGCTCCTCTCAATGACGTCTATGCCTTCCGCAAAGGTCGCACATCCAGAGCTTCCTATACCACTACCTATGCTGACAAATCTGATCGCAAAGGTCGCCGTGGCAAATCACGCATGGCATCACGCCGTTCCAAAGGCTCTCCACAAGTCTATAAGGTAAAGAAAGGGGACAACCTCTCTACAATAGCTTCGAGGTATGGTGTTTCCGTGAGCAAGATATGTGCTACCAACGGAATATCCAAAACAAAGAAACTCATAGCCGGTAAGACAACGCTTAGAATACCATAA
- a CDS encoding DUF4254 domain-containing protein has translation MTTFSELASKVFAQAIDQYNVYDDIDATMPHIYEPHTIEHDLFRKNWIDNVQWHLEDIIRDPEIDPAQALLIKRRIDRSNQDRTDLVELIDSYFLDKYKDVHVLPGAGINTESPAWGIDRLSILKLKIYNMDLAVQRADTPEQKAKCEQKLAVLHEQNNDLCTAIDELLEDIATGKKYMKVYKQMKMYNDPSLNPLLRGQEL, from the coding sequence ATGACAACTTTTAGTGAATTAGCCTCGAAGGTCTTTGCACAGGCCATAGACCAATACAATGTTTATGATGATATAGATGCTACAATGCCTCATATCTATGAACCACATACCATAGAACATGACCTTTTCAGAAAAAATTGGATCGATAATGTACAATGGCATCTGGAAGATATCATCCGTGACCCGGAGATTGATCCTGCCCAAGCCTTGCTCATCAAGCGCAGGATAGACCGTAGTAATCAAGACCGTACCGACCTCGTGGAGCTTATCGACAGCTACTTCCTCGACAAATATAAAGATGTACACGTACTGCCGGGCGCAGGCATCAATACCGAAAGTCCGGCGTGGGGTATAGACAGGCTCTCTATCCTTAAGCTCAAGATATACAACATGGACTTGGCTGTACAAAGAGCAGACACTCCTGAGCAAAAAGCAAAATGTGAGCAAAAGCTGGCCGTGCTGCATGAGCAAAACAATGATCTCTGTACCGCTATTGATGAGCTGTTGGAAGATATAGCGACAGGCAAGAAATACATGAAGGTCTATAAACAGATGAAAATGTATAACGACCCCTCTCTCAACCCGCTACTTAGAGGTCAAGAGTTATAA
- the rmuC gene encoding DNA recombination protein RmuC, translated as METFIIITLIIVLIVAAVVIIGLQRKAALMSQITLEAQRTATDLEHLAGENRALKQQLETLHIDKAHLSTEIASKAERLEEYRAENMELRNKNITQTSIVSAMEAEMKTLRERLQETKEQAKQINEELQLRFKDLAVKILDEKSEALNARSEETLKPLREDLKRFGEQVDKAYSNESRERFSLHKQIMELMAQSTRISEDANNLTRALKGDSKVQGDWGEMILENILRNSGLTEGQEYFVQETLRDSEGNVVLHDETGHKMRPDVIIRYPNGQLVIIDSKVSLTAYSDYVACTTDDDRTRLATAHLASVRRHIDELSRKDYQRYCDEAPEFVMLFIPNEPAYALALQQSPGLWDEAYKKRVVLINPTNLIAALRMAQDLWVRDKQVKNVEEIVKQAADLYDKFCNYAESLLDAERKMQGAMDSIGKAKGQLMEGNGNLVRRLEKLRSMGLSTKKNIPTAILDKSDTDE; from the coding sequence ATGGAAACGTTTATCATCATCACTCTCATCATTGTACTTATAGTGGCCGCCGTTGTTATCATAGGATTACAACGCAAGGCTGCCCTCATGTCTCAGATTACTTTGGAGGCACAGCGCACTGCTACCGATTTGGAGCACCTTGCCGGAGAAAACAGAGCCCTAAAACAGCAGCTCGAGACACTGCATATCGACAAAGCACATCTCAGCACAGAAATCGCCTCCAAGGCGGAGCGACTCGAGGAGTATCGTGCCGAAAATATGGAACTGCGTAATAAAAATATTACACAGACATCCATTGTCTCTGCCATGGAAGCCGAGATGAAGACACTGCGTGAGAGGTTGCAGGAAACTAAGGAGCAGGCTAAGCAGATCAATGAGGAGTTGCAACTTAGGTTCAAAGATCTTGCCGTAAAAATACTGGATGAAAAAAGCGAAGCACTCAATGCTCGCAGTGAAGAAACGCTGAAACCCCTGCGTGAGGATCTCAAGCGTTTTGGAGAGCAGGTAGACAAAGCCTACAGCAACGAATCGCGCGAGCGCTTTTCTCTCCACAAGCAAATCATGGAGCTTATGGCTCAAAGCACACGCATCAGTGAGGATGCCAACAACCTTACCCGTGCCCTCAAGGGCGATAGTAAGGTGCAGGGCGACTGGGGCGAGATGATCCTTGAAAACATCTTGCGCAATAGCGGACTCACCGAGGGGCAGGAATACTTTGTGCAGGAGACTCTGCGAGATAGCGAGGGTAACGTAGTGTTGCATGACGAGACCGGACATAAGATGCGCCCGGATGTGATCATACGTTATCCCAATGGTCAGCTTGTTATCATCGACAGTAAAGTAAGCCTCACCGCTTACTCGGACTATGTAGCATGTACTACGGATGACGATAGGACAAGGCTTGCCACAGCTCATCTGGCCAGCGTAAGACGTCATATCGACGAACTATCGCGCAAGGATTACCAGCGCTACTGTGATGAGGCACCTGAGTTTGTGATGCTATTTATCCCCAATGAGCCTGCTTATGCCTTGGCTCTACAGCAAAGTCCCGGTCTGTGGGACGAAGCTTATAAGAAACGTGTGGTGCTCATCAACCCTACCAATCTTATCGCTGCGCTACGTATGGCTCAGGACTTGTGGGTGCGTGATAAACAGGTCAAAAACGTGGAAGAGATAGTGAAGCAAGCTGCCGATCTGTACGACAAGTTTTGTAACTATGCCGAAAGCTTATTGGATGCCGAGCGTAAGATGCAGGGAGCCATGGACAGCATAGGTAAAGCTAAGGGACAACTGATGGAGGGTAATGGGAATTTGGTGAGGCGATTGGAGAAGCTCCGATCCATGGGGCTATCCACCAAAAAGAATATTCCTACAGCCATACTGGACAAAAGCGATACGGACGAGTAG
- a CDS encoding ferritin, whose protein sequence is MELKPRVTEAINKQINAEMWSSNLYLSMSMHFAHVGLNGFAHWMKLQSQEEMHHAYEMMEYLNKRGGQVKILAVNEVPCEFGTPLEIMEQVYAHECKVSELIEQLVSLAHEERDMPTQDFFWGFIREQVEEEATCTTIIDQLRLVQGHNIIFIDKNMGKREA, encoded by the coding sequence ATGGAATTAAAACCAAGAGTTACAGAAGCAATCAATAAGCAGATCAATGCCGAAATGTGGTCATCAAATTTATATCTCTCGATGTCCATGCATTTTGCCCATGTGGGGCTCAACGGATTTGCTCATTGGATGAAGTTACAGTCACAGGAAGAAATGCACCATGCATACGAAATGATGGAGTATCTCAATAAACGTGGAGGTCAGGTCAAGATTTTGGCGGTAAATGAAGTCCCTTGCGAGTTTGGTACACCTCTCGAGATTATGGAGCAAGTATATGCTCATGAGTGCAAAGTATCCGAGCTTATCGAGCAACTTGTAAGCTTAGCTCACGAAGAGCGAGACATGCCTACACAAGACTTTTTCTGGGGATTTATACGTGAGCAGGTAGAAGAAGAAGCTACTTGTACTACTATCATCGATCAGTTACGTCTTGTACAAGGCCATAATATTATATTCATTGACAAGAATATGGGCAAGCGCGAGGCATAA
- a CDS encoding S4 domain-containing protein, producing the protein MKLRINKLISDAGLGSRREVETLIKEGRVTLNGKKALLTDMVGENDTVLFDGVDLPVKDLLVQDHADKKQSDHQEQSASRVKSKNKGQERAESQRMQAAPKSAALRKTSRNNPVNKMARKRDQDLWQDEDDIKVYPMKQKDKRKPVYSKPVKGRNRFRDDD; encoded by the coding sequence ATGAAACTAAGAATAAACAAACTTATCAGTGATGCCGGGCTGGGCTCGCGTCGCGAGGTCGAAACCCTCATCAAGGAAGGGCGTGTAACCCTCAATGGGAAAAAAGCTTTACTGACCGATATGGTAGGCGAAAATGATACCGTTCTTTTTGACGGGGTAGATTTGCCGGTAAAAGACCTGCTGGTGCAAGACCATGCAGACAAAAAGCAAAGTGATCATCAGGAACAAAGCGCATCAAGAGTTAAATCAAAAAATAAAGGTCAGGAGAGGGCGGAAAGTCAGCGGATGCAGGCTGCACCCAAAAGCGCTGCCCTCAGAAAGACAAGTCGTAATAACCCTGTAAATAAAATGGCACGCAAAAGAGATCAAGATCTTTGGCAAGACGAAGACGACATCAAGGTTTATCCCATGAAACAAAAGGATAAGCGCAAGCCGGTATACAGCAAGCCGGTCAAGGGTCGTAATCGTTTTAGAGATGATGATTGA